The following coding sequences are from one Triticum aestivum cultivar Chinese Spring chromosome 5A, IWGSC CS RefSeq v2.1, whole genome shotgun sequence window:
- the LOC123103889 gene encoding probable methyltransferase PMT2, with translation MAVKGGPADNRTRSTVSICIVIGLCCFFYILGAWQKSGFGKGDSIALEITKRTDCTILPNLSFDTHHSKQGSSGDLVSPVKKFKPCPDRFTDYTPCQDQNRAMKFPRENMNYRERHCPPQKEKLHCLVPPPKGYVAPFPWPKSRDYVPFANCPYKSLTVEKAIQNWVQYEGNVFRFPGGGTQFPQGADKYIDQLASVIPIANGTVRTALDTGCGVASWGAYLLKRNVLAMSFAPRDSHEAQVQFALERGVPAVIGVLGTIKLPYPARAFDMAHCSRCLIPWGMNDGLYMMEVDRVLRPGGYWVLSGPPINWKANYKGWQRTKEDLEAEQNKIEEMAELLCWEKVSEKGETAIWRKRVNTESCPSRLEESTVQMCESTNADDVWYKKMKACVTPLPDVENPSEVAGGAIKPFPSRLNAIPPRISNGLIPGVSSQAYEKDNKMWKKHVKAYSNVNKYLLTGRYRNIMDMNAGFGGFAAAIESPKSWVMNVVPTIAKIATLGAVYERGLIGIYHDWCEAFSTYPRTYDLIHASGLFTLYNNKCSMEDILLEMDRILRPEGAVIMRDDVDVLTKVNKLARGMRWNTKLVDHEDGPLVREKVLYAVKQYWVGGNQTAAS, from the exons ATGGCCGTCAAGGGGGGTCCTGCGGACAACAGGACTAGAAGCACTGTGTCTATATGCATAGTGATTGGCTTGTGCTGCTTCTTCTACATCCTCGGGGCGTGGCAGAAGAGTGGCTTCGGAAAGGGGGACAGCATTGCCCTGGAGATCACGAAGCGGACCGATTGCACTATCTTGCCGAACCTCAGCTTCGACACACACCATTCTAAACAAGGCAGCTCCGGCGATCTTGTTTCGCCGGTGAAGAAGTTTAAACCATGCCCGGACCGCTTCACGGACTATACACCTTGCCAAGATCAAAATAGAGCTATGAAATTTCCTCGGGAGAACATGAATTACAGAGAGCGGCATTGCCCACCGCAGAAAGAAAAGCTGCACTGCCTCGTACCACCGCCTAAGGGATATGTTGCTCCATTCCCATGGCCCAAAAGTCGGGACTATGTTCCTTTCGCGAATTGCCCCTATAAGAGCTTGACGGTCGAGAAAGCCATACAGAACTGGGTGCAGTACGAGGGCAACGTCTTCAGATTCCCCGGTGGAGGGACACAGTTCCCTCAAGGTGCTGATAAGTACATTGATCAACTGGCATCAGTTATACCGATTGCCAACGGGACCGTCAGGACTGCATTGGACACTGGTTGCGGG GTGGCTAGCTGGGGAGCTTACTTGTTAAAGAGGAATGTTTTAGCCATGTCGTTTGCACCCAGAGATTCACACGAAGCCCAAGTACAGTTTGCTCTGGAGAGAGGTGTCCCAGCTGTTATTGGTGTTCTTGGCACAATTAAACTCCCTTATCCAGCAAGAGCCTTTGATATGGCCCATTGTTCTAGGTGCTTGATTCCATGGGGAATGAATG ATGGACTCTATATGATGGAAGTTGATAGGGTTCTAAGACCTGGTGGATACTGGGTGCTGTCAGGTCCTCCAATTAACTGGAAGGCGAACTACAAGGGTTGGCAACGTACAAAGGAGGATCTTGAGGCAGAGCAGAACAAGATAGAGGAAATGGCTGAGCTTCTATGTTGGGAGAAAGTCTCGGAGAAGGGTGAGACGGCAATATGGAGGAAAAGAGTAAATACCGAGTCCTGTCCTTCTAGGCTAGAAGAATCCACTGTGCAGATGTGTGAATCAACAAATGCAGATGATGTCTG GTACAAGAAGATGAAGGCATGTGTTACACCTCTTCCTGATGTAGAAAATCCAAGTGAAGTTGCCGGAGGAGCAATCAAGCCCTTCCCAAGCAGGCTCAACGCAATTCCTCCAAGAATTTCTAATGGGTTAATTCCAGGGGTTTCATCTCAAGCATATGAGAAAGACAACAAAATGTGGAAGAAGCATGTGAAGGCTTATAGCAATGTGAACAAGTATCTACTTACTGGTAGGTACAGAAACATCATGGACATGAATGCAGGTTTTGGGGGTTTTGCTGCGGCGATCGAGTCCCCAAAATCTTGGGTGATGAATGTGGTGCCAACCATAGCAAAGATTGCAACCCTGGGGGCTGTTTATGAGAGAGGATTGATTGGCATTTACCATGACTG GTGTGAAGCGTTCTCTACTTATCCAAGGACCTATGATCTTATCCATGCTAGTGGCCTTTTCACCTTGTATAACAATAA GTGCAGCATGGAAGACATCCTCCTTGAGATGGACCGCATCTTGAGGCCTGAAGGTGCTGTTATAATGCGTGACGATGTCGATGTCTTGACAAAGGTGAACAAACTCGCTCGGGGCATGAGATGGAACACGAAGCTAGTTGACCACGAGGACGGCCCCCTAGTGCGTGAGAAGGTCTTGTATGCTGTGAAGCAGTATTGGGTTGGCGGAAACCAGACGGCCGCATCGTGA
- the LOC123103888 gene encoding sugar transport protein 7, whose protein sequence is MAGSMAPLGVKKERAAEYKGHMTFAVAMACIVAAIGGSIFGYDIGISGVNTMDPFLERFFPAVFRRKNLVTLNNYCKYDNQALSAFTSILYLSGQVSTLAAAPVTRNYGRRASIICGGISFLIGAALNAAAADLTTLILGRVMLGVGIGFGNQAVPLYLSEMAPAHLRGGLNMMFQLATTLGIFSANMINYGTQKIKPWGWRLSLGLVAAPALLMTVGGFLLPETPNSLIERGHDEEGRRVLELIRGTTDVDAEFTDMAEASELANTIKHPFRNILERRNRPQLVMAVCMPAFQILTGINSILFYAPVLFQSMGFGASWSLYSSMLTGAVLLFSTLISIATVDRLGRRKLLISGGILMIICQVIVAAILGVEFGSDKHLSRGCSTAVVFVICLFMLAFGWSWGPLGWTVPSEIFPLETRSAGQSITVAVNLFFTFVIAQAFLSLLCVFKYAIFIFFAGWIAVMTAFVYVFLPETKGVPIEEMVLLWSKHRFWKNIMPAMPTMPLEDGWGPGDGRGDSALAGADCNVHK, encoded by the exons ATGGCTGGCAGCATGGCTCCGCTGGGTGTGAAGAAGGAGAGGGCGGCGGAGTACAAGGGCCACATGACGTTCGCCGTCGCCATGGCGTGCATCGTCGCCGCCATCGGGGGTTCCATCTTCGGCTACGACATCGGGATCTCCG GAGTGAACACCATGGACCCGTTCCTCGAGAGGTTCttcccggcggtgttccggcgaaAGAACTTGGTGACCCTGAATAACTACTGCAAGTACGACAACCAGGCCCTCTCCGCCTTCACCTCCATCCTCTACCTCTCCGGCCAAGTCTCTACGCTTGCAGCCGCACCGGTGACAAGGAACTATGGCCGTCGCGCCAGTATTATCTGCGGCGGCATCAGCTTCCTCATCGGCGCAGCCCTAAACGCCGCGGCTGCGGACCTCACGACGTTGATCCTCGGCCGCGTCATGCTTGGCGTCGGCATCGGTTTCGGTAATCAG GCTGTGCCGCTGTACTTGTCGGAGATGGCGCCGGCGCACCTCCGCGGCGGGCTGAACATGATGTTTCAGCTTGCGACGACGCTTGGCATCTTCTCGGCGAACATGATCAACTACGGCACGCAGAAAATCAAGCCGTGGGGGTGGCGACTCTCGCTCGGCCTCGTGGCAGCACCGGCGCTGTTGATGACGGTGGGCGGGTTCCTCCTCCCGGAGACGCCGAATAGCCTCATCGAGCGCGGGCACGATGAGGAGGGCCGGCGCGTGCTGGAGCTGATCCGTGGCACCACGGACGTCGACGCTGAGTTCACGGACATGGCGGAGGCGAGTGAACTGGCCAACACCATCAAGCATCCGTTCCGGAACATCCTCGAGCGGCGCAACCGGCCGCAGCTggtgatggccgtgtgcatgccggCGTTTCAGATCCTGACGGGCATCAACTCTATCCTGTTCTACGCGCCGGTGTTGTTCCAGAGCATGGGCTTCGGCGCCAGCTGGTCCCTCTACTCGTCTATGCTCACCGGCGCCGTACTCTTGTTCTCCACGCTCATTTCAATCGCCACCGTCGACCGCCTCGGTAGGAGGAAGCTCCTCATCAGCGGCGGCATCCTAATGATCATCTGCCAGGTGATCGTGGCGGCGATACTGGGGGTGGAGTTCGGCTCAGACAAGCATCTATCGCGGGGCTGCTCGACCGCGGTGGTCTTCGTGATCTGCCTCTTCATGCTCGCGTTCGGGTGGTCGTGGGGTCCGCTAGGGTGGACGGTACCGAGCGAGATCTTTCCGCTGGAGACGCGCTCGGCGGGGCAGAGCATCACGGTGGCCGTCAACCTCTTCTTCACCTTCGTCATCGCGCAGGCGTTCCTGTCGCTGCTATGCGTCTTCAAGTacgccatcttcatcttcttcgCCGGCTGGATCGCCGTCATGACCGCCTTCGTCTATGTCTTCCTGCCGGAGACCAAGGGCGTGCCGATTGAGGAGATGGTGCTGCTCTGGAGCAAGCATAGATTCTGGAAGAACATCATGCCGGCAATGCCGACGATGCCGCTCGAGGACGGCTGGGGACCCGGTGACGGCCGTGGGGATAGTGCTCTTGCAGGAGCTGATTGCAACGTTCACAAGTGA